The Thermodesulfitimonas autotrophica genome includes the window AGCGGGGCGACGTCTTCCTGGTGGATTTCAATCCAGCACGGGGAAGTGAGCAGGCGGGCTTTCGGCCCGCCCTCGTCATTCAAAACGACGTGGGGAACAGATATAGCCCCACCACCATCGTGGCGGCGATCAGCGCGGCCCCCGAAAGGACGTACCCGTTCCTGGTGCGTCTTGGCGCCGGGGAAGGCGGCCTGGAGAGGGGCAGCGCGGTGAACGCCAGCCAGATACTCACCGTGGACAAGCCCCGGCTGGTGAAGAGATTGGGCAGCCTCTCCGCCGAGCGGATGCGCGAGGTGAACCGGGCGGTCAAGATCAGCCTGGGTTTGGAGTAGTCCACGGCGGCGCGAAGATTTTGGGGAAACGGGGGTTCATCGGAGCTAATGCAGATGTGCTGGGAGGCGTTTGTCGAAAGTGAGCGGGAAGGTTGAATGCGTTCTCCACGAAGTGCGGAGCATTTATCCGGTCGGGGACCGTTACCTGATCCTGGAGTTCGAAACCGGGGAATACCGCGTGGTCGACACCCGGCCTTTCTTGAAAGGGCCGGTGTTCGAGCCGCTGAAGGACCCGGCTTTCTTCCGGCAGGTGAAGGCGGACCCCGACGCGAAAACGGTGGTCTGGCCCAACGGGGCCGACATATGCCCGGACGTTCTTTACGCGAAGAGCGTTCCGCTAAAGCTGCCGGAAGAGTTGGGCGCGTAAAGTTAAAACCAAGCGAGTTTTTGGAAGCGGCCTGAATGTTCGGGCCGCTTCTCTTTTTAAGGGTTTTAAGGGCCTTCCGGCCCGCAAACCGTTCGCAAGGAGGTGAATGGGGCGGGCCGGGAGAGGCCCGCCCCGCTTTGAATGAACGCCGAGGGAGCGAGAGAAGCGTTGCGCCGCTTGCTTAAGATGTTCGAGTCCGGCGACCTGCCGGAAGCTGTCGCCCGCACCCTGATCCGGCCAAAAGGCGGTATCACCAGACCGTGCGACAAGTGGAGTCTGGGCAACCGCCTCCTGATGCTGGCGGCCGGGACTGAGGACGCGCGGGGTTACAGGCAGTGGCAGGAGGTCGGCCGATATGTCCGTAAAGGCGCGAAAGCCATCTACATCTTTGCGCCGGTGACGAAGAAGAAGGTCGAGCGCGTCACCGATCCCGAGACCGGCGAGGAGCGCGAGGAAGAGCGGACCGCGGTCGTCGGTTTTCGGCACGTCCCCGTGTTCCGTTACGAGGACACGGAGGGGAAGCCGCTGCCGGTGCCGGACTACGCGCCGCCGGAACCGCCGCCCCTGGTCGAAGTAGCCAAAGCGTTCGGGGTGCGGGAAGTCCGCTACGAACCCGCCGGGCGCGATGGCTGCTACGGCTTCTACGCCTGGCAGGGCGGCAAGCGGATCGTCCTGCACAGCCATGACGTGTTGACCTGGTTCCACGAACTGGGGCACGCGGTGCATAACTCCTTCCGTCCGCTGCGCGGCGGCCA containing:
- a CDS encoding type II toxin-antitoxin system PemK/MazF family toxin, with translation MEVKRGDVFLVDFNPARGSEQAGFRPALVIQNDVGNRYSPTTIVAAISAAPERTYPFLVRLGAGEGGLERGSAVNASQILTVDKPRLVKRLGSLSAERMREVNRAVKISLGLE
- a CDS encoding DUF2442 domain-containing protein; its protein translation is MSGKVECVLHEVRSIYPVGDRYLILEFETGEYRVVDTRPFLKGPVFEPLKDPAFFRQVKADPDAKTVVWPNGADICPDVLYAKSVPLKLPEELGA
- a CDS encoding ArdC-like ssDNA-binding domain-containing protein, coding for MRRLLKMFESGDLPEAVARTLIRPKGGITRPCDKWSLGNRLLMLAAGTEDARGYRQWQEVGRYVRKGAKAIYIFAPVTKKKVERVTDPETGEEREEERTAVVGFRHVPVFRYEDTEGKPLPVPDYAPPEPPPLVEVAKAFGVREVRYEPAGRDGCYGFYAWQGGKRIVLHSHDVLTWFHELGHAVHNSFRPLRGGQVPEQEIVAEVFAATMCVLYGMPGYLRHAWEYVKAYSSQDPQQALKAIFRVLSDVAECLKRVWEVRERQEGGAAA